A window of the Anaerolineales bacterium genome harbors these coding sequences:
- a CDS encoding D-2-hydroxyacid dehydrogenase, with translation MDDPIEILITLPFSDELMKKVADVSPRITLEKIVARKLEEVNDEVWKRVEVLYTNRVLPKPEQAPRLRWIQFHWAGLDHALDEAILQKEGLAITSMSGASAPQMAEHAISMMLALGHHLPDLIAYQRKAEWPSGRWELFTPRELRDSTVGIVGYGSIGRQIARLLQVFGTTVLATKRDIRHPEDTGYIPDGLGDPGGDLVNRLYPPEALCSMLKECDYVVVCLPRTSATKNLLGAKELAACKPGAYLVDISRGEILDHNALIPLLRERKLAGAALDVFPVEPLPADSPLWKLPNVIITPHIAGFSPHYDERAAELFTQNLRRYLEQLPLYNRLDPALGY, from the coding sequence ATGGATGACCCAATCGAAATATTGATCACACTACCCTTCTCTGATGAGCTGATGAAAAAGGTTGCCGATGTCTCACCCCGCATCACCCTGGAAAAGATTGTGGCCCGTAAGCTCGAGGAGGTGAATGATGAGGTGTGGAAGCGGGTCGAGGTGTTGTATACCAACCGGGTGCTGCCCAAACCCGAGCAAGCTCCTCGCCTGCGCTGGATACAATTTCATTGGGCCGGGCTGGATCACGCCCTGGATGAAGCTATCCTGCAAAAAGAAGGTCTGGCAATCACCAGCATGAGCGGTGCTTCTGCACCGCAGATGGCCGAGCATGCCATATCGATGATGCTGGCACTTGGGCACCACCTGCCTGACCTGATAGCGTACCAACGGAAGGCAGAGTGGCCTTCGGGCCGCTGGGAGTTGTTTACCCCACGCGAGCTGAGAGATAGCACAGTGGGCATTGTGGGTTACGGGAGCATAGGCCGGCAGATCGCCCGCCTGCTCCAGGTCTTCGGAACTACAGTGCTGGCTACCAAACGTGATATCCGCCATCCGGAAGATACCGGTTACATACCCGATGGATTGGGTGACCCGGGCGGAGACCTGGTGAACCGTCTCTACCCTCCAGAAGCACTGTGCTCCATGCTCAAAGAATGTGATTATGTGGTGGTGTGCCTGCCACGCACCTCTGCCACTAAAAACCTGCTGGGTGCCAAGGAGTTAGCCGCGTGTAAGCCCGGAGCATACCTCGTGGATATCTCGCGAGGTGAGATCCTGGATCACAATGCCTTGATCCCCTTGCTGCGCGAGCGTAAGCTTGCCGGTGCAGCTCTAGACGTGTTCCCAGTGGAGCCCCTACCTGCTGACAGCCCCCTGTGGAAGCTACCCAACGTCATCATCACACCGCACATCGCTGGGTTTTCTCCACATTATGATGAACGTGCTGCCGAGCTGTTCACCCAAAATCTACGCCGCTACCTGGAACAGCTACCCCTGTACAACCGTTTGGATCCCGCACTTGGGTATTAA
- the purB gene encoding adenylosuccinate lyase, with amino-acid sequence MSPEYQTYQSPFTWRYASPEMRRVWSEEHKRNLWRQLWVTLAAVQAEYGLVTASQLEDLRLHMTDVDVPHALEIEAEIHHDLMAELRTFAEQCPLGGGSLHLGATSMDIEDNADVLRQRQALDLLLEKLHHVLLLLAGKIETWADLPLIAFTHLQPAEPSTLGYRLASYAQDLLMDWLALQNTRMELRGKGFKGAVGTGASFAELVGDENLEAFEDRLSTLLDLPFYSITTQVYPRKQDYALLSSLAGLGASLHKFAFDLRLLQSAPLAELAEPFGKHQVGSSAMPFKRNPINAEKIDSLARLLAQMPRTAWDNAANSLLERTLDDSANRRVVLPETFLICDELLLTTRRILEGLQVNEPAIQHNLETYAPFAAVERVLMALVKVGADRQVMHEYLREHSLTAWAEVEAGRPNHLAELISHDPELTIYLPEPELCRLMDISHYVGDAPQRARQMVINIRASLMS; translated from the coding sequence ATGAGCCCAGAATATCAAACCTACCAATCACCATTCACGTGGCGTTATGCCAGCCCTGAGATGCGCCGCGTATGGAGTGAAGAACATAAGCGTAACCTGTGGCGCCAGTTATGGGTCACACTGGCAGCAGTTCAGGCAGAATACGGTTTGGTGACAGCCAGCCAGCTGGAAGATCTTCGCTTGCACATGACTGATGTGGATGTGCCGCATGCGTTGGAGATCGAGGCTGAGATCCATCACGACCTGATGGCTGAGTTGAGAACCTTTGCTGAGCAGTGCCCGTTGGGTGGTGGCAGCCTGCACCTGGGTGCCACCTCCATGGATATTGAGGATAATGCGGATGTCTTGCGCCAGCGCCAGGCACTTGACTTGCTGCTGGAGAAGCTGCACCATGTGCTCCTGCTGCTTGCTGGCAAGATCGAAACCTGGGCTGACCTACCGCTGATCGCCTTCACCCACCTGCAGCCTGCTGAGCCATCGACATTGGGATATCGCTTGGCCAGCTACGCCCAAGACCTTCTGATGGACTGGCTTGCTTTGCAAAACACCCGCATGGAGCTGCGCGGAAAGGGTTTCAAAGGCGCGGTGGGGACGGGGGCTTCATTTGCCGAGCTGGTTGGCGACGAAAACCTGGAGGCGTTCGAAGATCGATTATCTACTCTTCTGGACCTGCCTTTCTATTCTATTACCACCCAGGTGTACCCGCGTAAGCAGGATTATGCCTTGCTCAGCAGCCTGGCTGGCTTGGGTGCTTCACTGCACAAGTTTGCCTTCGACCTGCGCCTGCTACAGTCGGCTCCGCTGGCTGAGCTAGCCGAGCCGTTCGGGAAGCACCAGGTGGGCTCATCCGCGATGCCCTTCAAGCGTAACCCGATCAACGCCGAGAAGATAGACTCATTGGCGCGTCTGTTAGCCCAGATGCCCCGCACCGCCTGGGATAATGCTGCCAATTCACTGCTTGAGCGCACGCTGGATGATTCAGCCAATCGCCGGGTTGTGCTTCCTGAAACTTTCTTGATCTGTGATGAGCTGTTGCTAACTACCAGGCGAATATTGGAAGGGTTGCAGGTCAACGAGCCGGCTATCCAGCACAACCTGGAAACTTATGCCCCCTTTGCTGCGGTCGAGCGCGTCTTGATGGCACTGGTCAAGGTCGGGGCTGACCGCCAGGTGATGCATGAGTACCTGCGCGAGCACTCCCTCACCGCCTGGGCAGAGGTTGAGGCAGGCAGGCCAAACCACCTGGCGGAGCTGATCAGCCATGACCCGGAGCTGACCATCTACCTGCCCGAGCCCGAGTTATGCCGGTTGATGGACATCTCGCATTACGTGGGGGATGCTCCACAGCGAGCTCGCCAGATGGTGATCAACATCCGTGCAAGTTTGATGAGCTAG
- a CDS encoding adenylosuccinate synthase, whose protein sequence is MSVSMVVGAQWGDEAKGKIVDLLSQAASITARFNGGDNAGHTVVNDYGTFKVRLTPNGFANPHTTCIIGPGVVVNLATLISEIKIIKEAGIDLSERLWISPRCHVVMPYHPLVEAIYEQAKGDASTGTTRRGMGPVYADKVSYNGIRLVDMQDETTFREKLSIQLKVKNSLFQANGLETLELDALIEQKIIEFRQVQSMVRESFGLVQKALKENASIVLEGAQGALLDNTWGTYPFCTASTTISGGVTAGLGIAPKWITRVIGVAKAYITRVGRGPMLTELNDATGQVLQKEGQEYGTVTGRPRRCGWFDADLVKFTSQLNGYSEIALTKLDVLDTLPKIKICVGYHLHGKREPLVHYWEGDARWLEQFEPEYIEMDGWLQPTKQVRKFGELPSQAQAYVRKIEELVETPVSMVSVGPERNATIMK, encoded by the coding sequence ATGAGCGTGAGTATGGTCGTGGGAGCTCAATGGGGAGACGAAGCCAAAGGAAAGATCGTCGATCTGCTTTCACAGGCGGCGAGCATTACTGCCAGGTTCAATGGCGGAGATAATGCGGGGCATACCGTGGTGAACGATTATGGGACGTTTAAGGTGAGGCTGACGCCGAACGGTTTTGCCAACCCGCACACCACTTGCATCATCGGTCCAGGCGTGGTGGTAAACCTGGCTACACTGATTTCTGAAATCAAGATCATCAAGGAAGCTGGCATCGATCTGAGCGAGCGCTTGTGGATTTCACCACGCTGCCATGTGGTCATGCCATATCATCCCCTGGTGGAAGCGATCTACGAGCAAGCCAAGGGTGATGCCAGCACCGGCACCACCAGGCGCGGCATGGGACCGGTATATGCCGATAAAGTAAGCTACAACGGCATCCGCCTGGTAGATATGCAGGACGAAACGACATTTCGAGAGAAACTTTCCATCCAGCTGAAGGTAAAAAACAGCCTATTCCAGGCAAATGGCCTGGAAACCCTGGAATTGGATGCACTGATCGAGCAAAAGATCATTGAATTCAGGCAGGTACAGAGCATGGTGCGTGAATCCTTCGGACTGGTCCAAAAGGCTTTGAAGGAGAATGCAAGCATTGTCCTGGAAGGCGCTCAAGGTGCCCTCCTGGATAACACCTGGGGTACGTATCCATTCTGCACTGCCTCCACCACGATTTCAGGCGGGGTGACGGCCGGATTGGGCATTGCACCAAAGTGGATCACCCGGGTCATCGGGGTGGCCAAGGCGTATATCACCCGCGTGGGACGGGGCCCGATGCTGACCGAGCTGAATGACGCAACCGGCCAGGTGCTGCAAAAAGAGGGACAGGAGTACGGAACAGTGACCGGCCGGCCGCGACGCTGTGGCTGGTTCGACGCCGACCTGGTGAAATTTACCTCCCAGCTGAATGGCTACAGTGAGATCGCCCTGACCAAGCTGGATGTGTTGGATACCCTGCCAAAGATCAAGATCTGCGTGGGATATCATCTGCATGGCAAACGAGAGCCGTTGGTGCATTACTGGGAAGGGGATGCACGCTGGCTGGAGCAGTTTGAACCGGAATACATTGAGATGGATGGCTGGCTGCAACCCACCAAGCAGGTACGCAAGTTCGGCGAGCTGCCCAGCCAGGCTCAGGCCTATGTGAGAAAGATTGAAGAGCTGGTGGAGACACCAGTGTCGATGGTATCGGTTGGACCCGAGCGTAACGCTACGATCATGAAATAA
- the mviN gene encoding murein biosynthesis integral membrane protein MurJ, whose product MAVIEDNANRQIARSAGVVMIALLISNVANLVSLILNAVTFGTSADMDAFLAANRVSETLFVLMAGGALGSAFIPTLTGLLTKGERKTAWKLASAIANLVLIVLIIAACLAFVFAQPLVHYILAPGFANNPTQEALTVNLLRIMLPSAVIFGISGLVMGILNAHQVFFIPALTPAMYRLGMIFGILFLAPSMGIYGLAWGVVIGSGLHLLLQVPSLLKLKGIYVPGLGLKMPEVRHVGLLMLPRVFGVAVVQLNFWVNTRLASYMIEGSVTGINWGFTMMLFPQALIGQAVATAALPTLSAQFSQGKMDDLRGSLAASMRGILFLAIPASVGLVLLRQSIVALMMQYGEFTAQSTQLISWALLWFSLGLVGHCLVEILARAFYAMHNTKTPVFVGAAAMGLNVVFSLLFSAWFARIGWLPLGGLALANSLATALEAIGLVILMRRRLGGLQGQRVFKGTLQALLATFFMALSIWGWLVLTSSQAAWLVGIGGVIIGGLVYASFIFLLKVPEMQMLLGEVKRRLRPATN is encoded by the coding sequence GTGGCTGTAATCGAAGATAACGCTAACCGCCAGATTGCCCGTTCAGCCGGCGTGGTGATGATCGCCCTGCTGATCAGCAATGTCGCCAACCTGGTCAGCCTGATCTTAAATGCCGTAACTTTTGGCACATCGGCTGATATGGATGCTTTCCTGGCTGCCAACCGCGTCTCTGAAACACTGTTCGTGCTCATGGCTGGCGGGGCATTAGGATCAGCCTTCATCCCCACCCTGACTGGATTATTGACCAAAGGTGAGCGTAAGACGGCCTGGAAGCTGGCTTCTGCCATTGCCAATCTGGTGCTGATCGTGCTGATCATTGCCGCTTGTCTGGCATTTGTCTTTGCCCAGCCACTGGTCCACTATATTCTCGCCCCCGGATTTGCCAACAACCCAACCCAGGAAGCGCTCACGGTGAACCTGCTGCGCATCATGCTGCCTTCCGCCGTGATCTTCGGCATCAGCGGGCTGGTGATGGGTATCCTTAACGCGCACCAGGTGTTTTTCATCCCTGCCCTTACCCCTGCCATGTACCGCCTGGGTATGATCTTTGGCATCTTGTTCCTTGCGCCAAGCATGGGAATTTACGGCCTGGCATGGGGTGTGGTGATCGGTTCCGGCCTGCACCTGCTACTGCAGGTGCCCAGCCTGTTGAAGCTCAAGGGCATTTACGTGCCTGGCCTGGGGCTAAAAATGCCCGAGGTACGCCATGTGGGTTTGCTGATGTTACCTCGCGTGTTCGGTGTCGCGGTGGTGCAGCTAAACTTCTGGGTCAACACTCGCCTGGCATCATACATGATTGAAGGTAGCGTCACCGGCATCAATTGGGGCTTCACCATGATGCTCTTCCCGCAGGCGCTCATCGGGCAGGCGGTAGCCACGGCTGCCCTACCCACACTCTCTGCCCAGTTTTCTCAGGGTAAAATGGACGACCTGCGCGGCTCTCTGGCGGCCAGCATGCGTGGCATCCTGTTCCTGGCAATCCCAGCGTCGGTTGGGTTGGTCTTGTTACGGCAGTCCATCGTTGCCTTGATGATGCAGTATGGTGAGTTTACTGCGCAGTCCACCCAGCTGATCTCATGGGCGTTGTTATGGTTTTCGCTGGGGCTGGTGGGGCACTGCCTGGTGGAGATCCTGGCCAGGGCATTTTACGCCATGCACAATACCAAGACGCCTGTCTTCGTGGGTGCAGCTGCGATGGGGTTGAACGTCGTCTTCAGCTTGCTGTTCTCTGCCTGGTTCGCCCGTATCGGTTGGCTGCCGCTGGGTGGGCTGGCACTGGCTAACTCGCTGGCCACCGCCTTGGAAGCGATCGGGTTGGTGATCCTCATGCGCCGCAGGCTGGGTGGGTTGCAAGGCCAAAGGGTTTTCAAAGGCACCCTCCAGGCACTGCTGGCCACCTTTTTTATGGCCCTCTCTATCTGGGGCTGGTTGGTGCTGACAAGCAGCCAGGCAGCCTGGCTGGTAGGCATAGGTGGGGTAATCATCGGCGGATTAGTTTACGCATCTTTTATATTTTTGTTGAAAGTACCAGAAATGCAGATGTTGCTGGGAGAAGTAAAACGGCGGTTGAGGCCAGCTACGAACTGA
- a CDS encoding ABC transporter — protein MLRIAKYLKPYLLLILVAIALLFVQANADLALPDYLARIVNTGIQLSGIENAVPQAIRQSTMDKLTLFMSAQDKASVLAAYTLADKTSNNYAELVKQYPALATESVYILNKTDQAEIDLLNPIMAKPLLIIYTIDQAMADPTKLAGLAQGMGIDLSKIPAGMDLFSVLAKLPDAQRTTIIASITKTVDEKMGAMSDKMLVQAAAVAIKSEYTALGMDVGKFELNYLLRVGSIMLGLTLLSGVCTVLVSFLAAKTAAGFGRDVRKAEFTKVENFSSTEFDKFSTASLITRSTNDITQIQMVVFMIIRMVLYAPIIGIGAIIHAFRLDTSMWWIIALAVGILLTIIIIVFTLALPRFRIVQKLTDRLNLVMRENLSGMMVIRAFNRQDFEENRFDKANLDITAVMLFIGRIMVVMMPLMMLIMNGVTVLIIWIGSHQVATANMQVGDVIAFMQYTIQVVFAFLMMSMMFIILPQASVSAGRVADVLGIEPVISDPEEPKHFSDHFVGTVEFRNVSFRYPDAEEDVLHDINFIAKPGQTTALIGSTGSGKSTVVNLIPRFYDITGGSILVDGIDIRQVTQHDLRDKIGYIPQKGVLFSGTIESNLRYADENASDELLRQATDIAQATEFILGENGNGAHNGNGSAHKEDLNHGDGAVNGDGDHDGNGFQTEISQGGTNVSGGQKQRLSIARALVKKPPIYIFDDSFSAVDFKTDAALRRALKQQTTNSTILIVTQRVSTIKNAEQIIVLDEGRIIGKGTHQELMRDCKEYQEIALSQLSQEELL, from the coding sequence ATGTTACGCATAGCAAAATACCTTAAACCTTACCTACTTCTAATCCTGGTGGCCATAGCCTTGCTCTTCGTACAGGCGAATGCCGACCTGGCCCTCCCCGATTACCTTGCCCGGATTGTCAACACCGGCATCCAGTTGTCAGGGATTGAGAATGCGGTTCCCCAAGCCATCCGCCAGAGCACCATGGATAAGCTGACCTTGTTCATGAGTGCCCAGGATAAAGCTTCTGTCCTGGCGGCTTACACCCTGGCTGATAAAACGAGCAACAATTATGCTGAGCTGGTTAAACAATACCCAGCCCTGGCTACTGAATCAGTCTATATTCTGAATAAAACAGACCAGGCAGAGATTGACCTGCTGAACCCGATCATGGCAAAACCTCTGCTGATCATATACACCATCGATCAAGCCATGGCTGACCCGACCAAGCTAGCGGGCTTGGCTCAAGGTATGGGGATCGACCTATCCAAGATTCCAGCCGGAATGGATTTATTTTCGGTGTTGGCTAAGCTGCCCGATGCACAGCGGACGACAATCATCGCTTCGATCACCAAGACCGTGGATGAGAAAATGGGGGCAATGAGCGATAAGATGCTCGTCCAAGCAGCCGCTGTGGCGATTAAATCCGAATACACCGCCCTGGGCATGGATGTAGGCAAATTTGAGTTAAATTATCTGCTGAGGGTGGGCAGCATCATGTTGGGCCTGACCTTGCTCTCAGGTGTCTGTACCGTGCTGGTTAGTTTCCTGGCTGCCAAGACTGCTGCCGGGTTTGGACGCGATGTTCGTAAAGCAGAATTTACCAAAGTAGAGAATTTCTCCAGCACAGAGTTCGACAAGTTTTCGACCGCCTCCTTGATCACCCGCTCTACCAATGATATTACCCAGATCCAGATGGTGGTCTTCATGATCATACGCATGGTGCTGTACGCACCCATCATCGGAATTGGAGCCATCATTCATGCCTTTAGGCTGGATACCTCCATGTGGTGGATCATTGCCCTGGCAGTGGGTATCCTGTTAACCATCATCATTATTGTGTTTACTTTAGCCCTGCCCAGGTTCAGGATCGTCCAGAAATTAACAGACCGATTGAACCTCGTCATGCGCGAGAACCTCTCCGGTATGATGGTCATCCGTGCTTTCAACCGGCAGGACTTTGAGGAAAATCGCTTTGATAAAGCGAATCTGGATATTACTGCTGTCATGCTTTTTATCGGGCGCATTATGGTGGTTATGATGCCCCTGATGATGCTGATCATGAACGGTGTAACGGTTTTGATCATCTGGATTGGTTCGCATCAGGTGGCTACGGCGAACATGCAAGTTGGTGATGTGATTGCATTTATGCAATACACCATCCAGGTGGTTTTCGCTTTCCTGATGATGTCCATGATGTTCATCATCTTGCCCCAGGCTTCAGTCTCTGCCGGCCGCGTCGCCGATGTCTTGGGAATAGAACCCGTGATCAGTGATCCCGAAGAGCCTAAACACTTCAGTGACCATTTCGTCGGGACGGTTGAGTTCCGTAATGTATCTTTCCGCTATCCCGACGCAGAGGAAGACGTCTTGCATGACATCAATTTCATCGCCAAGCCTGGGCAAACCACTGCGTTGATCGGATCGACGGGGTCAGGTAAATCCACCGTTGTTAACCTGATCCCGCGTTTTTACGATATCACTGGTGGATCGATTCTCGTGGATGGCATCGATATCCGCCAAGTGACCCAGCACGATCTGCGCGACAAAATCGGGTATATCCCCCAGAAAGGTGTCTTATTTTCTGGCACCATTGAAAGCAACCTGCGTTATGCAGACGAAAATGCCAGCGATGAATTATTACGCCAGGCAACCGATATTGCCCAGGCAACTGAATTTATCCTGGGTGAAAATGGAAATGGTGCCCACAATGGTAATGGATCTGCTCATAAAGAGGATCTCAACCATGGAGATGGGGCAGTAAATGGTGATGGAGACCATGATGGGAACGGCTTTCAGACTGAAATTTCGCAAGGGGGCACAAATGTCTCCGGCGGTCAAAAACAACGCCTATCGATTGCACGTGCATTGGTGAAGAAACCACCCATTTATATATTCGATGACAGCTTTTCGGCGGTCGACTTTAAAACTGATGCTGCTTTACGCCGGGCGCTTAAGCAACAAACTACAAATAGCACCATTCTGATCGTCACTCAGCGGGTATCAACTATCAAGAACGCAGAGCAGATCATCGTCTTAGATGAGGGCAGGATTATCGGTAAGGGAACCCATCAGGAGCTGATGCGGGACTGCAAGGAATATCAAGAGATTGCCTTATCACAGCTCAGTCAGGAGGAGCTACTATGA
- a CDS encoding heat-shock protein Hsp20, producing the protein MTFYVTPYHRMAAMRRAMNNWFEDALTDQTPTEREMLLAVDVKALDEGYDITALVPGLEPDDVDIEVLNNTVSIRGEFKSADGVEAKYMVCELPSGRFSRVITLPTATDASHVEASIKNGVLSLRIPKAEADRPKTIKVSTN; encoded by the coding sequence ATGACATTCTACGTTACCCCCTACCATCGCATGGCTGCCATGCGGCGTGCAATGAACAACTGGTTCGAAGATGCCTTGACCGATCAAACCCCCACCGAGCGTGAAATGCTCCTGGCTGTAGACGTCAAAGCACTTGATGAAGGTTATGATATCACCGCCCTCGTCCCCGGTCTTGAGCCTGACGACGTGGATATCGAAGTTTTAAACAACACGGTTAGCATCCGCGGCGAATTTAAATCAGCTGATGGCGTTGAGGCGAAGTACATGGTTTGCGAGTTGCCCAGCGGCCGGTTCAGCCGGGTGATCACCCTGCCCACCGCAACCGATGCCAGCCATGTGGAAGCCTCAATCAAAAACGGTGTGCTATCCCTGCGCATCCCTAAAGCTGAGGCCGATCGACCCAAGACGATCAAAGTTAGCACCAATTAA
- a CDS encoding multidrug ABC transporter ATP-binding protein gives MMHPGPARGGQRRGPMAGGPMAMMKGERAHDFKGTMLKLFNYLGKYRVSLIIALFIAATSTVATIFGPKVMARAIDELVSGVMAMSSGTGSIDFVAIGNILLETAGLYILSAGLSFASGWILTGVSMDITYRLRKNLSEKINRMPLKYFDGTNHGEILSRVTNDVATVSQTLSQSLSTIISSVTGVIGALIMMLSISWILTLVAILIIPLSMIFLRLILPQSQKYFSQQQDYLGHVNGHVEEMFSGHIVVKAFNGEKKSIEKFEGYNNTLYEAGWKSQFLTGLLFPIMNFIGNLGYVAISILGAWLALLGRVTVGDIVAFLQYIRSFTQPLTQIANISNILQQTAAAAERVFEFLAESEEIKETENPIQLPAITGHVEFRDVHFGYNPEKIIINDFSASVKPGQKVAIVGPTGAGKTTMVKLLMRFYDVNSGAIRIDGHDLREFSRGDLRCLFGMVLQDTWLYNGNIRENIRYGRPEATDEEVIAAAKAARVDHFVRTLSEGYDMVLNEETTNISQGQMQLMTIARAVLADPTMLILDEATSSVDTRTEILIQEAMDELMKGRTSFIIAHRLSTIRNADLILVMEHGDIVEQGTHEELLARNGAYAEMYNSQFEHVMAV, from the coding sequence ATGATGCACCCAGGACCTGCACGTGGAGGTCAACGACGCGGACCCATGGCTGGAGGACCCATGGCGATGATGAAAGGTGAGCGTGCCCATGACTTTAAAGGTACCATGCTCAAACTATTCAATTATCTAGGCAAATATCGAGTGAGCTTGATTATTGCTTTGTTCATTGCTGCAACTTCGACGGTTGCCACGATTTTTGGACCAAAGGTGATGGCCAGAGCAATTGACGAGCTGGTTTCCGGCGTAATGGCGATGAGTTCTGGCACTGGATCGATCGATTTTGTTGCTATTGGGAATATCCTGTTGGAGACAGCTGGCTTGTATATTCTTTCTGCCGGGTTGAGCTTCGCCTCAGGTTGGATCCTCACCGGTGTTTCTATGGATATTACCTACCGTTTACGCAAGAATCTTTCAGAAAAGATCAACCGGATGCCGTTAAAGTATTTTGATGGAACCAACCATGGTGAGATCTTGTCCCGTGTTACCAATGATGTGGCGACAGTCAGCCAGACCTTAAGCCAAAGCCTGTCCACAATTATCTCTTCAGTCACCGGTGTGATCGGGGCATTAATCATGATGCTTTCGATCAGCTGGATTTTGACCCTGGTGGCAATCTTGATCATCCCTCTGTCAATGATATTCCTGCGGTTGATCCTACCCCAGTCTCAGAAATACTTTTCTCAGCAGCAGGATTACCTCGGTCATGTCAATGGGCACGTGGAGGAAATGTTCAGCGGCCATATCGTTGTAAAAGCTTTCAATGGCGAGAAGAAAAGCATCGAAAAGTTTGAGGGATATAACAATACGCTTTATGAAGCCGGGTGGAAATCGCAATTTCTGACCGGCCTGCTGTTCCCAATCATGAACTTCATCGGCAATCTGGGATATGTGGCGATAAGTATCCTGGGAGCCTGGCTGGCACTTTTGGGAAGAGTGACGGTAGGCGATATCGTTGCCTTCCTCCAGTATATCCGCAGCTTCACCCAGCCGCTGACCCAAATCGCTAATATCTCCAACATCCTCCAGCAGACTGCCGCAGCAGCTGAGCGGGTGTTTGAATTCCTGGCTGAGAGTGAAGAGATCAAGGAAACCGAGAATCCCATCCAGCTGCCTGCGATCACTGGGCATGTGGAGTTCAGGGATGTACACTTTGGTTACAACCCAGAAAAAATCATCATCAATGACTTCAGTGCTTCGGTAAAACCAGGCCAAAAGGTGGCAATCGTTGGGCCGACGGGAGCTGGCAAGACCACCATGGTGAAGCTTTTAATGCGCTTTTATGATGTAAACAGCGGTGCCATCCGGATCGACGGGCATGATCTCCGGGAATTTTCACGTGGCGATCTGCGTTGTTTGTTTGGTATGGTCTTGCAAGATACCTGGTTGTATAACGGGAATATCCGCGAAAATATCCGCTATGGCCGGCCGGAGGCCACTGACGAAGAGGTCATCGCCGCTGCCAAGGCAGCTCGCGTTGATCATTTCGTTCGCACCCTGTCTGAAGGATACGACATGGTCCTCAATGAGGAAACTACCAACATATCCCAGGGGCAGATGCAGCTGATGACCATCGCCCGGGCTGTGCTTGCCGATCCTACCATGTTGATCCTGGACGAGGCCACCAGTTCGGTGGATACCCGTACAGAAATCCTGATCCAGGAGGCTATGGACGAGCTGATGAAAGGCCGGACGAGCTTCATTATCGCCCACCGGCTTTCCACCATTCGCAATGCCGACCTGATCCTGGTAATGGAGCATGGTGATATCGTCGAGCAAGGCACGCATGAAGAGCTGTTAGCTCGGAATGGGGCCTATGCCGAGATGTATAACAGCCAGTTTGAGCATGTGATGGCTGTATAG